The sequence CTTGTTACATTAAAATTAGTGAATGTAACGTCTAGGCTCATTTCACCTTTTAACGCATAAAAATGACCTTTAACAAAATAACTTTTAATCATGTCTAGGCTCTCTTTACGATAGTCCCTATAATTCGCGAAAATAATACATTTTAAGTTACGAACACCGTCATTCAAGACAAAAATTATGTTCTCACCCTCGCCATTTTTCCATGTTTTGACCGTTAAATCGCCTATCATTTTTCCTTTAACGCTCACAAACTCATTCACTTGGACTAATTCATCTATATTTTTTTCTTTATAATATTTCTCCATCTTTTCATCCTCCTTGATTTTCCGAAAAATAAAACGAGTGAAGCACATACTCTCCACTCGCATGAACATATTTAATCAAACTTGATAAAATCAGTATAATTAATATCATCTGTTGCATTTACATTGGATTGTATGCGTTTCTCCTCTTCTACTTTTACTTCATTTTCTTGACGATTTTCTAAAATTTGATGTGCTTCATTTGGTGATGGCTCATCAACTTTCTCTATTTTTGTTACTTCATCATCAGGTTTCTTCATTTCCGCATTTCTTCTTTGGAATTTTTCTAATACGTATTCCCTTTCTTCTAGGCTATATAACCAAGCTACTTCACTTCTACCATTCTTTGTATAGACGGTGCTTACTACCTCTAAGTCCTTTAACCTCTCTGTTAGGAAGTCTTTTAATTCAGACTCCTTTACCGATAAATTATCAAAGTCAATATCAAGCAACGCGATTAAAGCCTCTAATTGTTCCTTACCCATATCATTTACGCCATCATTATCGTATACTAATACATTTTTTATCAATTTAAAGTTTCTATCTGTTAGTCGTAGTTCAAATTTCCACATTTCATATTGATTGTTGTTTTTATCTATCCTATCAGATTGATAATTGACATTTTCTATGAAAAAGTTATAAACACCATCCTTCAATATTTTCTCTTTTCTATTTTTTAAATTCTTCAATCCTTCTAAACTAATCATAAGACCATCCTTTCTTACCTCTTATACTTATATAGTAATACAAGAGGCACTACTGCATCCACTAAATTTTGTACAATTGAAATTAATATTTAAAAATAGAACTTAAACCTATCAAAGTTACAGAATTTACACTATTTAAAAGTTGTTATACAAATCGTATTTATTTCTAAGAAAGATTTTCATATAGCAAACAGCTCCTTAAAAGATGTAACTTTTGTAACCAGCGATTAATTAGCATATTGTGATATTGAAACAAAAAAGCAAATACAAAAGCCATGCGGTTATGTTCGCATGACTTTACTTATGTGTAATTACTGCCCATCAATCTTTAGTAGTTGCTGAAGGGATGAGAACCTCGAATAAATATGATTCTGCCTTCAATCCGAATTTCACCTTTTTCTCTTCTGTCGCTTCTTCTAATCTAAGGCGTTCAAGCGGTAATACGATACCGTCCTCCTTTAAATCGGCAACGATTCGATTCGCACTGACATTTACTTTATGTTCATTTTTTGCATTTCTCAACGCATAAAAACCGTCTTCTTCTTGACTAAACAAAATGTATAGCTTTGGCTCACTACCCTTTTTATCAATACCGAATTTAAAGAAGCTTAATTCCTTCTCATCTAAATAACTCTTTAAGAACTTCGATGTATATATTCTTAAAAGTTTATTTCCTTTATAATCCTGCTGCGATAATTTGATAAACTTGTACTTATTTGTGTCGCTGTTCCTTCTAGTATTGTCCTTATTGTTGTCTTTCCATATCATACTAAAACCTCCGTTCATTTAATTACCTACTATAATTATATACCGTAGAGAATAATTAAACAACGTAATTTAAAATAAGGATAACAAATTGAATTAATAATACTTTAATTTTAAGGATGACTAATTTCTAATTAATAGAAACGATTATTTACAGTTCTTTGTATCTCGCCAAAAAAAATAAAAACACGCTATCCCTGATTAAGTAGCGTGTCCAATCAATTTCTCAATACCTTGATTGACAATAGATGTCTTGTGCCTGCTTGAGTGAAGTATCATCGAACGTACGCCTAATACACCTTACAAGATGCTCCACGTCCTCCTCTGCAAGCCCTGCTTGTTCTAACCCCTTTAATCACGTAACCTAAGCATGATTGATTGCTCCATTCCTCCGCTTGCCACCTTAGCTTGTGAAATACCTTTTGTAAGTCTTTGCGTTGTACTGTAATCATAAGAGTATCAGGAAACATATCTAATTCTTCTTCTAGGTTCTGTAAAGACTGTCGCATGATTTTCAGCTCCTATATTTGTCATTGCTTGTTATTTTACTTTTCCAGTAGTTACTAGCCTAATCAGAAAGTTCGCCGTCCCCTCAAAGTCTTTGGCTGTATATGACTCTGCCTTATCCTCAAACTGTTGAAGCACGTCCATTCCAATCCGATACGTGAAAACGCTGTGCTGTTCTGGTGTCAATTCCTCGATACGCTGTAATAGTAAATCCATGTTTCTTTCCCCTTTTCTCAATAGATGCTCATGTGATATGGCTTGTAAAACGCTTTACCCCTTGATATTACAAGCTAAAACGGTGCATTGTAGCAACCATTCATTTTCTTGTCCTTCCAATGTTAGTTAATGGACTAGCCAAGATTGCCTTATCCTCTAATTGTGCGTGTGTCATTGATTGCAAGTACCTTTGCGTAGTTGAAACATCAGAATGTCCCAAAAGGCGTGATAAGGAATAGACATCTATGTTTCCGCTGTTGAGTGTTTGAACACTATAAAAATGCCTAAACATATGCGGATGAACATCTTTAATCCCCGTTCTTTCCCCTGCTTCTTTGACTATTTTCCAGACCGTCACATGAGAAAGCTCTCTATGTTGATAAGTTAAAAAGTAACTATCCGATTTTACTATCTTGTCTTTCAGATATTTTTCCTTCATACGCTCATATTTGATTAGTATCTTCTTCAATGTAGGTGAAATGAAAACGATTCTTTCTTTATTTCCTTTTCCATTAACAAGAATTGTTGTCTCTTTGACATTCTCTGATAATAAAGTTCTTATTTCCATTGCGCGCAATCCAGTATCAGCAAGCATCGCAATAACCGCTTTATTTCTGCACTCAATGTAGTTTTTATAAGAAAAGCAATCAATCATTTCTACAACTTCATCGGGTTCAAGCCCTCTTATAACTTTTCTTGGGACTTTAGGAATTTCAACCTTAGACATTGGGCTTTCTGTAAGATACTCTTCCACTACACACCAGTTAAAAAACGCTGAAATGATTTTAGACATCGAGACTATACTTTGTGGCTGTAACCCATCATTTTTCTTTGCCCTTAAATACGCCCGTAAATCATGAACTGTAACGCTTTCAATTTCTGTAATGCCACGTTTCACAATTAAAAACTTTTTCAATTGATTAAATTCTTGACGCTTGTTTATCATTGTCTTTTTTGTAAAGCCTTTTGCTAAACAATGATACAAATATTCTTCTAATAAATCATCCAATAACAACAAAAAACCACTCCTCCATTAAATTTCTAATGGTAAAGTGGTTAATCATTCTAATAGTAGACGGATAAAGCAAACGTAGAAAAAAATTCATGAGAAGGTTTAACCCTGTCACTACATTTCACTACTGCTTCCCCTTCAAAAACATTCACAAACTCAATCAAATGCTTACAAAGTCAATGATAAGGCTTATTTCTTCTTCGTGCTTTTCTCACTAGCTTTGTTCATTTGCGTCATCATTTGATTAATTTTCTTCTGTGATGGTTTTTGTCCCATTTGCATCATCATCATGCGTAACATATCTTCATTAATCGGCGGGTTATCTTTCAAATATTTCATCATATATTGACGTGCAATGAAAAATCCAAGGGCCACACCTGCTGCTAGCGCGACGATGATTAAAATAATTCCTAATGTCAAATTCATCCGCTATTACCTCCTTCGCTTTCATCATTCGAGTGTACTCCACCATGATGGATTATACAGCATAGCGGTAGTGAATGGCAATGGTCCTACTTAAAATATTCCTTTCCTGACATAGTGACCAAACAACAGAAATACCACAGACTTTGAATTTACGTCAAAAAAATACATCGAAATGAATTGAAAACTCGGAATCCAGAAAAAATGACGATAGCCATGCAAAAGAGACCTGCTAAACGATAGCAGATCCCTGTTGCACATCTCTATTTTAGTTCATAAAAATATATTCTCTTCTCTCATGCGAGAATCGGTATACTTGACTGGCTTTAGCCATCCCCACTCCCCTCGCCCATCCATCACAGCAAAGAAACGGTCGTCCGACCCAGATAAGGCAACGAACAAATCAAGGTCCAGCATACGCGAGCCATCGCAATACACATTCAGTGAATACGATGAACGCGAAATCAAGATAGATCCCTTTACAGGATGCGTCAGCTTATATTCCCCATCGTGGCATTCAATGGATGTAAATCCTTTTCCGAGGTTTGCCATAATCGCTTCATTTATTAATTCTTCTTCGAGCCTATCACATAAATAATCCACTTCTCGCATACAATCTCTTTGCTGTCCGTCTTCTTTCAAGAGGTCATATAATAGCCGTTCACGTCCAATGACGAATGGCTGGTACATCTCTTTCACCTTATAAATTCCGTATGATCGCAAGTTCGCCACCCCCTATTACTAAGGTACATCCTTTGGAATGAAAAGACTGTCACATTGCGGAATAGAACAACACTATTATTGTCGGAAAAGATAGATAAGTTAAAATGCCAAAAAAAAACGTTTCATTAGCCTATAATTTTATGGCTAATGAAACGTTTGATAATTAGTTATTAAATAACGATTTTACTTTCGCAACAACATTTTCCTCAGTAAAGCCGAATTCTTTAATAACTGTGTCGCCAGGCGCACTTGCACCGAATGTATCGATAGCAATGATAGCACCTTCGTCACCAACATATTTATGCCAGCCGAATGATACAGCCATTTCGATACCTAGGCGTTTTTTCACTGCTTTTGGTAGAACGCTCTGTTTGTAAGCTTCGTCTTGTTTCTCGAATAGGTCCCAAGAAGGCATAGAGACAACAGATACATCGATACCGTCTGCCGCTAATTTCGCTTGTGCAGCAACAGCTAATCCTACTTCAGAACCCGATGCAATCAAAATTGCATCCGCTTGTTCTTTCGTGGCAGGCGAAACTGTGTAGGCACCTTTTTTAACGCCTTCCATTGCCAGTTCAGCTGATTTCGCTAGTGTCGGCAAGTTTTGACGTGATAGAACAAGTGCAGTTGGTGTACTTTCTGATGATACAGCAATATTCCATGCAGCTGCTGTTTCGTTCGCATCCGCTGGGCGAATCACTGATAGACCTGGCATCGCACGAAGAGAAGCTAACTGCTCAACTGGCTCATGTGTCGGACCATCTTCTCCAACAGCTACACTGTCATGTGTGAATACGTATGTGACAGGAACACCCATAAGTGCTGACAGTCGGATTGCCGGGCGCACATAGTCACTGAATACGAAGAACGTACCACCGAATACATGTAAGCCACCGTGAAGAGCCATACCGTTTAGCGCTGTACCCATAGCAAATTCACGTACACCAAACCAAATATTGCGGCCAGAGTAATCCGTTGGAAGGAAATCGCCCGCTCCATTAATTGTTGTCTTATTAGAACCAGCAAGGTCTGCGCTTCCTCCAAAGAATGATGGCAGCATTTTTGCAATTGCATTGATAGCATCACCAGATGCAGAACGCGATGCATGTGATGTACCTGATTCATACGTCGGCAATGATTTTTCAAAGTCGGCTGGTAGTTTACGGTCAATTGCATCTTTCAACTGCTGCGCAAGCTCTGCGTGTTCTGCTTCATATTGTGTAAATAGTTCTGTCCATTGTTGTTCTTTTTGAGCACCAAGTGTTTCAGCTGCTTGTTGGAATGTCTCATAGACACCTTCTGGTACATGGAAATCTTCCTCAAATGTCCATTTGTAGTTTTCTTTTGTTAGTTTCGCTTCTTCCGAGCCAAGCGGCATACCATGTGCGTCTGATTTTCCAGCTCTGTTCGGTGAACCATAACCAATCACTGTTTTCACTTCGATAATTGTTGGACCACCTGTGTTACCTTTTGCCGCTTCAATCGCTTGTGAAACCTCAGCGACATCATTGCCGTCAGCTACGCGGATATAATTCCAACCGTATGATTCAAAACGCTTACGTGTATTTTCAGAGAATGACATGTCAAGATCGCCATCAAGTGAAATATCATTACTGTCGTAAAGGACAATCAATTTATCTAATTGTAAGTGTCCTGCAAGAGAAATAGCCTCTGCTGCAACACCTTCCATTAAATCGCCATCTCCACAAAGTGCATACGTATAATGGTCGACAACATCAAAGCTAGGTTTATTGTATGTAGCAGCAAGATGTTTTTCTGCCATCGCCACACCGACTGCCATTCCAATTCCTTGGCCTAGTGGTCCTGTAGTTGCTTCAACACCGACTGTATGGCGGTATTCAGGGTGACCAGGCGTCAATGAGCCCCATTGTCTGAAGTTTTTAAGCTCTTCCATTGGTAGACCATAGCCGCCAAGGTGAAGCAGGCTATATAGAAGCGCTGAACCATGCCCAGCAGAGAGGATAAACCGATCGCGGTTAAACCACTGCGGATTTGAAGGGTTATGGTGCATATGTTTTGTCCAAAGTGTGTAAGCCATTGGCGCTGCGCCCATCGGTAATCCTGGATGCCCCGAATTTGCTTTTTCAATCGCATCGATGGATAGTGTACGGATTGTATTAATAGCTAACTGATCAATCTGTTGAGTCATAATATACTTCCTTTCCCGTAAATCTATTTTTTCTACAACTCCTAGTTTAGACAATTTGCACAATGAATGCAAAGGTCAGTTTAAATATTTAGCATTGCGAGCTTGTTTCACCTTGTCTGGTGTCACATCATTGCCATCTGGATCAATCACTTTAACGTGTTCGATTGTACCGCGCATCGACGACCTAAAGGTTTCAAGGTATTCTTTACGAAGTAGCGTTTGTTCCTTCGCTTCTTCAAGTGTGAGGCCTGTTGTTTTCGACTTTTTCGAAAGTTCATTGATACGTTTAATTTTAGCTGCTGAAAGCATGTGTTTTCCTCCATTTTGTTTCGTGAATACATAGAACGTATACAAAATGGGCAGAAAGTGCAACCAATCAGCCTTCCTGCTCCTGTTCATATTCCTTATAGCGACGATGGACAGTCGCTTTACTAATATCATGTCCAAGCCCATTTAATACACCAGTGATTTCTTCATACGTCAAACCTTTTTCACGAAGTGCAACGATTTCGTCGATAGGCACTTCAATTCGTTCGCGCCCTTCTGCATTCCCTCTATTTTTCAAGTTCCGTTCAGGGCGGTAGCCTTCCCGTACTGCTCGTTTCATACCACGCCGAATTTTAGCATTATGTAGTTTACGTTGGTATTCCTCGACAATCGCTAAAATTTCAAGCAACATCGTATCCATTTCGTTCAGTGCAATCGGACCATGATCATTCCGCGAATAAATAGCTGTGTTTGTTTTCGCCAGTAAATGCAACACAGCCATCCGCGCATTGCCACGCCCAAGTCTCGTCTCATCTTGAATTAAAACTGCATCGACTTCTTCATCGCGGATGAAATCAAGTAAACTTAGCAAGCCCTCACGATCAATGTCAAAACCACTATGCTTATCCTTGAATACTTCTATAGGGTCTAGGGCCAGTTCTGCGGCCAATTCGATAAGCTCTTCTTCCTGCCGAACAAGCGACATTTCCTGTACATCTTTTTCTGTACTTACTCGACAATAAATCACACAATTTTTCTTACGTCCATTCACCGATTATCACCTGCAAGTTGCGTTATATTTTGACTGTCTTCCATTGTTCGTGCTGTAGGCAAAAGCAAATCCTCTCCTGTTTTTATTGTAACAGTTGCAAGTTCATTCAGTCTCATCACTTCTTTCATCCATTGCTCTTTAGGCATATTTTCTGCATGATGAAGTGCTAGACCCCAAAGTGTATCGCCTTCCATGATTGTAATTTCCGTTAGATTTTGCTCTTTTCCAGATTTAGTGACACCTATAATTGAAAATCCCATACATAAAACAATTAGCAGTAAAATATAGCTGTTATTTTTAATAAAAGTCATGATAATCCCCCTCCAGAATGTTTGTTCGGAATACTTGTTCTTAGTATAGAAAATAAAAAAACGAATGTCAACAGTTTTTTTAGAACCTGTGTTTGCCATTTGTTCCTAGGACTGATATACTTAACTTATTGAAATAACCCGACTGTCCGTGAATGGCTTTACA comes from Sporosarcina sp. FSL K6-3457 and encodes:
- a CDS encoding tyrosine-type recombinase/integrase encodes the protein MLLLDDLLEEYLYHCLAKGFTKKTMINKRQEFNQLKKFLIVKRGITEIESVTVHDLRAYLRAKKNDGLQPQSIVSMSKIISAFFNWCVVEEYLTESPMSKVEIPKVPRKVIRGLEPDEVVEMIDCFSYKNYIECRNKAVIAMLADTGLRAMEIRTLLSENVKETTILVNGKGNKERIVFISPTLKKILIKYERMKEKYLKDKIVKSDSYFLTYQHRELSHVTVWKIVKEAGERTGIKDVHPHMFRHFYSVQTLNSGNIDVYSLSRLLGHSDVSTTQRYLQSMTHAQLEDKAILASPLTNIGRTRK
- a CDS encoding DUF896 domain-containing protein, which gives rise to MLSAAKIKRINELSKKSKTTGLTLEEAKEQTLLRKEYLETFRSSMRGTIEHVKVIDPDGNDVTPDKVKQARNAKYLN
- the sirA gene encoding sporulation inhibitor of replication protein SirA gives rise to the protein MRSYGIYKVKEMYQPFVIGRERLLYDLLKEDGQQRDCMREVDYLCDRLEEELINEAIMANLGKGFTSIECHDGEYKLTHPVKGSILISRSSYSLNVYCDGSRMLDLDLFVALSGSDDRFFAVMDGRGEWGWLKPVKYTDSRMREENIFL
- a CDS encoding YneB family resolvase-like protein yields the protein MNGRKKNCVIYCRVSTEKDVQEMSLVRQEEELIELAAELALDPIEVFKDKHSGFDIDREGLLSLLDFIRDEEVDAVLIQDETRLGRGNARMAVLHLLAKTNTAIYSRNDHGPIALNEMDTMLLEILAIVEEYQRKLHNAKIRRGMKRAVREGYRPERNLKNRGNAEGRERIEVPIDEIVALREKGLTYEEITGVLNGLGHDISKATVHRRYKEYEQEQEG
- a CDS encoding YneF family protein; amino-acid sequence: MNLTLGIILIIVALAAGVALGFFIARQYMMKYLKDNPPINEDMLRMMMMQMGQKPSQKKINQMMTQMNKASEKSTKKK
- the tkt gene encoding transketolase yields the protein MTQQIDQLAINTIRTLSIDAIEKANSGHPGLPMGAAPMAYTLWTKHMHHNPSNPQWFNRDRFILSAGHGSALLYSLLHLGGYGLPMEELKNFRQWGSLTPGHPEYRHTVGVEATTGPLGQGIGMAVGVAMAEKHLAATYNKPSFDVVDHYTYALCGDGDLMEGVAAEAISLAGHLQLDKLIVLYDSNDISLDGDLDMSFSENTRKRFESYGWNYIRVADGNDVAEVSQAIEAAKGNTGGPTIIEVKTVIGYGSPNRAGKSDAHGMPLGSEEAKLTKENYKWTFEEDFHVPEGVYETFQQAAETLGAQKEQQWTELFTQYEAEHAELAQQLKDAIDRKLPADFEKSLPTYESGTSHASRSASGDAINAIAKMLPSFFGGSADLAGSNKTTINGAGDFLPTDYSGRNIWFGVREFAMGTALNGMALHGGLHVFGGTFFVFSDYVRPAIRLSALMGVPVTYVFTHDSVAVGEDGPTHEPVEQLASLRAMPGLSVIRPADANETAAAWNIAVSSESTPTALVLSRQNLPTLAKSAELAMEGVKKGAYTVSPATKEQADAILIASGSEVGLAVAAQAKLAADGIDVSVVSMPSWDLFEKQDEAYKQSVLPKAVKKRLGIEMAVSFGWHKYVGDEGAIIAIDTFGASAPGDTVIKEFGFTEENVVAKVKSLFNN
- the yneA gene encoding cell division suppressor protein YneA — its product is MTFIKNNSYILLLIVLCMGFSIIGVTKSGKEQNLTEITIMEGDTLWGLALHHAENMPKEQWMKEVMRLNELATVTIKTGEDLLLPTARTMEDSQNITQLAGDNR